A stretch of Salarias fasciatus chromosome 23, fSalaFa1.1, whole genome shotgun sequence DNA encodes these proteins:
- the LOC115381297 gene encoding alanine aminotransferase 2-like — MTSLQHVNGKVKGIRVSAQSKLQSLAAGITQEIQLGAEKPFQEVTDVSSGDPHRAGIKPLSFVRQVLALCLYPQLLEHSNFPADVGQRALRMLEACDGGSVGSYTPSSGMLYCRQRISEFIRRRDGVPSSPGDVFLPAGSQKALTNVLKLLCKGVEGHPPAGVLTPRPCPHTLPALLDEAEVTLAPYQLSEQRGWAVDLEELRRAVKAARRHCEPRAIYISNPGNPTGHVQDRESIEEVIRFAAAERLVLLVDEVYQNSVLGHGSEFISYKKVLLKMNRELVDTVELFSIHSLSGAYTGECGLRAGYIETFNMDPKMKYYLDVILCGDISTPVTGQLALDLMLNPPTPGDASYDTHMQETLHIQTTLCHNAQRGHELLNDLPGMSCQPAMGGIYLYPRLDLPSGFIKHAESLGIEADVLYCQRLLEEEGVLAGAGQDNGTVDSHHLRLCFFVPSATFETVLARLCSFHLHIMETV; from the exons GGGGCAGAAAAACCTTTCCAGGAGGTGACTGATGTCAGCTCAGGCGATCCTCACCGAGCGGGGATAAAACCTCTGTCGTTTGTTCGGCAG GTGCTGGCGCTCTGTCTGTACCCTCAGCTGCTGGAACACTCAAACTTCCCCGCGGACGTCGGTCAGCGAGCTCTCAGGATGCTGGAGGCCTGCGATGGAGGGAGCGTAG GTTCGTACACGCCCTCCTCTGGGATGCTCTACTGCAGACAACGCATCTCTGAATTCATCCGCAGACGGGACGGCGTCCCCTCCAGCCCCGGCGACGTCTTCCTCCCCGCTGGCTCCCAGAAGGCTCTGACG AATGTCCTGAAGCTGTTGTGCAAGGGAGTGGAGGGTCACCCCCCGGCGGGCGTGCTGACCCCACGGCCCTGCCCGCACACCCTGCCCGCCCTGCTGGACGAGGCCGAGGTCACTCTGGCGCCCTACCAGCTGTCCGAGCAGCGAGGCTGGGCCgtggacctggaggagctgcgcCGAGCGGTGAAGGCCGCCCGCCGGCACTGCGAGCCCAGGGCCATTTACATCAGCAACCCAGGAAACCCCACAG GTCATGTGCAGGACAGGGAGTCAATAGAGGAGGTGATTCGGTTCGCGGCAGCGGAGAGACTCGTACTGCTGGTTGATGAG GTCTACCAGAACAGTGTGTTGGGACACGGCAGCGAGTTCATCTCCTATAAGAAAGTCCTGCTCAAGATGAACAGAGAGCTGGTAGACACAGTGGAGCTGTTTTCCATCCACTCGCTGTCCGGGGCCTACACTGGAGA GTGTGGTCTGCGGGCCGGGTACATAGAGACATTCAACATGGACCCAAAGATGAAGTATTATCTGGATGTCATCCTGTGTGGCGACATTAGCACTCCGGTCACCGGACAGCTCGCTCTGGATCTGATGCTCAACCCGCCGACCCCTGGCGACGCCTCCTATGATACACACATGCAG GAGACCCTCCATATCCAGACCACCCTGTGCCACAACGCTCAGAGGGGTCATGAGCTCCTGAATGATCTACCAGGAATGAGCTGTCAGCCAGCGATGGGAGGAATCTACCTTTATCCCCGTCTGGACTTACCGTCTGGGTTTATAAAACACGCAGAG AGCCTGGGAATTGAAGCAGATGTTCTGTACTGTCAAAGGCTTCTGGAAGAAGAGGGTGTGTTGGCAGGCGCAGGTCAGGATAATGGAACAGTCGACAGCCATCATCTGAG ATTATGTTTCTTTGTTCCGTCTGCGACCTTTGAGACGGTCCTGGCTCGTCTCTGCTCCTTTCACCTCCACATCATGGAAACTGTGTAG